Below is a genomic region from Fischerella sp. PCC 9605.
AGGCGATCGCCATGAATATATTTTACAAATTATGAATGCCAATCTTGATCGATCCAAGGTTAAAACCTGGGTTGGTAAAACTTGCATTGGCAATTATGTATGTTATACACTTGACCATCACTGAGATAATAGTTATAAATTTTAGACCTGTAGTCTAATATAATTTACGCAAATTGTAATTATAAAGATTACCAATTTTCTCTGTAAAGATTATATCGGTTTTTACGTAAGCGATGATTTTTTTAAGACATCGATCGCTAAAATCTATATGAAAAACATCCAAGAGTTCCCCAAATGCTCAAGTGGCTTTTACAGTGGCTGAAAAGGTTTTGGAAATTCCCCTTTGACGGGAAGCAGACTGCTTATCAGGAGGCTGTGGCAGGTGATCGGGTGGTACAGCAGCCACCTGAGTTGACGAACGCGGATTTGGAATTTTTGTTTACCCAGCTGCTGGAAGGCGTATATCAGGCGCGAGGGCATCACTGGGCGGTCAAGTATTTACAACGGATGGAACATCGTATTAGTGTTGAGCGTTGGATCGAATGGCTTTTGGACTTTGGCGAACGATTGCTGACTTCACCCGCACCAAATAATCACTTGGCAGAGAGGATGATGCAACTGGGTGAGTTGGAGATCGGCACAATTGGAGAGCTTGCTTATGATATTGGCATACGACTTTTAACGCGGAACTTAGGCGAAGAATATTGGGAAACTGACGCAGAAGCCTTTGAAACTCCAGCATCTGTACCGATTACTGTTCCTCCCCCAAAAACAGAATCACAGCAAAACTTTCAGGAATGGAACTCAGAAAATTCAGACCGGGATGGGAAAATGACTGCATCATCCCTATCTGATACTCCTGGGATAGATTTGATACGTAATCTAGGTGAACTGTTATGGGAAGCTGAAGAAGAAATTGTAGTAAGTAAAACATCTAAAAGTTTTATTCCTTACTCAGAGAATGTAAAGGAGAATACTTTAGCGATCGCACCTACAAGTTTCATTACCCCCTTAGAAGCAGTAAAGGAAAATACTGCCACTACTCCTACAAACTTTATTGATCCTTGGCAAGAGGAAGAATATGCTTGGGTAAAAGAAAGTTTGCCAACAACAGCATTAGATGAGCCTTGGACAAATTTCCCACCAGTTACAGAAACCACACTAGATGATTTATTGGTGAGGTTAGAACAGAGTACTAATCTAGTGCAGCAAATAGCTGTTGGGCTAGGGATTCAAACCACCGATCCGCATGACATCATTGAAGCACTGAGCAATCAATCGAATGCCAATAGTGCCCAACCAGAAGATTGGTTTTACCAAGGTCTGCAACAAGCTAAGATTGGTGATTTATCAGGAGCACTCATATCTTATGACAAAGCTATAGAAATGCGTCCTGATGCTTATGAGTATTGGTTTAATCGGGGTTTGACACTCTTTTATTTAGGAAATTTTACCGAAGCGATCGCCTCTTACGATCGAGCCATTGAGATTAAACCCGACTTTTATAAAGGATGGTACAACAGAGGCGCGGCACTGGGTGAATTAGGAAACTTTGCCGAAGCGATCGCCTCGTTTGATGCCACTTTAAAATTGAAAGGCGATTACCACGAAGCTTGGTCTGGAAGAGGTTTGATGCAGTTGAAGCTAGGTGATTGGGTTGAGGCTGTTTCCTGTTTCGACGCCTCACTGGAATTGCAACCCCACGATCCAGAAAATTGGTATTTGCGAGGAATGGCGCTGGCTGAAGGTGGGCAAAATCATGATGCGATCGCCTCCTATGACCAAGCCCTCGAATTTAATCCCGAGTTTGATTTAGCTTGGTATAGGCGGGGAGTATCACAATTTCATCTAGGTAGTTGGGAAGAAGCGATCGCCAATTACCGTCAAGCCATTGCAATTAACCCTGAATGTTATGAAGCTTGGTATGCTTTAGCAGGTGCAACAGAGAAATTAGGCAACAAGGAAGATGCGATCGCAGCTTACGATCGCGCCACACACATTAAACCCGATTTCCATGAAGTTTGGATTGACCGGGGTGTACTGCTAGCGAGTTTAGGACAATGGGAAAATGCGATCGTCTCTTGGGACAAAGCGATCGCGATCAATCGCAATTTCTATTTAACCTGGTTCAACCGGGGTGTGGCGTTAGACAATTTAGGACGCCGGGAAGAAGCACTCGCCTCTTATGACAAAGCGATAGAAATTAATCCTGATTTCTACCTAGCTTGGTATAACCGAGGTGTAGCACAGTTTTATTTAGGACGATTTGAAGAAGCGATCGCCTCTTACGATAGCGCTTTGCAAATTAAACCAGACTACTGGGAAGCTTGGCTAGGTAGAGGGAATGCTGCTGGGAATGCAATTGCATCTGAATGGCAGATGAGTATGTTCAGTGCTATAACTACCGGCAATCACGCCCTGAACGAGCGCGGCGATCGTGGTAAATTGACAAGTTATCAGGAAGGGTTGAAATATATTAGCCAATACACCCACCCAGAAGGTTGGGGTAGATTGCATATAGCGATTGGTAATGCTTATTACGATCAAGGTAAAAGACATCCTACACCTCGGTATCATTGGCTACAAGCTGCAACTGCATACGAACAAGCGCTTTTAACCCTGACAGCAGAAGCATTTCCTTTGTTGCATCTGGAAGTTTTGCAAAATCTGATCAAAACGCTTGTGGTTTTGGGAGAAACAGCACAAGCACAACATTACCAGCAACACGGCACCTATTTATTGGAAAGCTTGTTAAATGAAACCACTCGCAGTGATGAAAGTAAAAAACAACTGGCTTTAAAATTTGCGGGCTTGAGACAGTTAGCAGTTGATATAGATATGCAGTGCGGAGAATTGGCACAAGGCTGGGAAATTGCCGAATACGGTAAAAATGCCTGTTTAACTTGGCTACTTTATGGTTGGAAAGATGAAATTGTCTCACCTAGCTACACCGAAGTTCACCAACTACTCAATCCCACAACCGCAATAGTTTACTGGCATATCAGCCCTTGCACTCTCCGTACTTTTGTGATTAAGTACAAATCGCCAGAACCAATCCCCATCTTTACACCCATACTCAATTTTTCCTCTATTGATGAATTGCCTGTACCTGAAGCAGTAGCACGCTTAATTGAATTTGAAGATTGGGTAGAACAATGGAATCAACAATACCAGGAATATCGCAGCTTAACAGAAGACGAACAAAACAAAAGCAAGCATTCCTGGCACTTGGACATGGAACAAAGGCTTCTGCAACTCCAGAATATCCTCAACATCTCTGCGGTAATACAGGAACTCGAAGACATCACCCACCTGATTTTAATTCCCCACCGGGACTTGCACAGATTTCCTCTTCATGCCCTTTTCCACTTGTGTTATTCCTATCAAAAAGAATTGCCAAATGCAGATAATTTCATCATCACCTACCTACCAAGCGCTCGAATTGGGTTATCTCTGAAATCAGAACCTATAGAAAAGATAGACGAAAAACTCCTGTTGAGTGTCGAACAACCCAACATCTCAAGCTATCCCAAACTGAAATTTACCAAAATTGAAGCGGAAGTTATTTGCCAGATGTTCGATAATTCTCAACGCATCCAAGAATCACAAGTTGCTAAACAGCAAGTGGAAAATGCTCTATTTA
It encodes:
- a CDS encoding tetratricopeptide repeat protein, which gives rise to MLKWLLQWLKRFWKFPFDGKQTAYQEAVAGDRVVQQPPELTNADLEFLFTQLLEGVYQARGHHWAVKYLQRMEHRISVERWIEWLLDFGERLLTSPAPNNHLAERMMQLGELEIGTIGELAYDIGIRLLTRNLGEEYWETDAEAFETPASVPITVPPPKTESQQNFQEWNSENSDRDGKMTASSLSDTPGIDLIRNLGELLWEAEEEIVVSKTSKSFIPYSENVKENTLAIAPTSFITPLEAVKENTATTPTNFIDPWQEEEYAWVKESLPTTALDEPWTNFPPVTETTLDDLLVRLEQSTNLVQQIAVGLGIQTTDPHDIIEALSNQSNANSAQPEDWFYQGLQQAKIGDLSGALISYDKAIEMRPDAYEYWFNRGLTLFYLGNFTEAIASYDRAIEIKPDFYKGWYNRGAALGELGNFAEAIASFDATLKLKGDYHEAWSGRGLMQLKLGDWVEAVSCFDASLELQPHDPENWYLRGMALAEGGQNHDAIASYDQALEFNPEFDLAWYRRGVSQFHLGSWEEAIANYRQAIAINPECYEAWYALAGATEKLGNKEDAIAAYDRATHIKPDFHEVWIDRGVLLASLGQWENAIVSWDKAIAINRNFYLTWFNRGVALDNLGRREEALASYDKAIEINPDFYLAWYNRGVAQFYLGRFEEAIASYDSALQIKPDYWEAWLGRGNAAGNAIASEWQMSMFSAITTGNHALNERGDRGKLTSYQEGLKYISQYTHPEGWGRLHIAIGNAYYDQGKRHPTPRYHWLQAATAYEQALLTLTAEAFPLLHLEVLQNLIKTLVVLGETAQAQHYQQHGTYLLESLLNETTRSDESKKQLALKFAGLRQLAVDIDMQCGELAQGWEIAEYGKNACLTWLLYGWKDEIVSPSYTEVHQLLNPTTAIVYWHISPCTLRTFVIKYKSPEPIPIFTPILNFSSIDELPVPEAVARLIEFEDWVEQWNQQYQEYRSLTEDEQNKSKHSWHLDMEQRLLQLQNILNISAVIQELEDITHLILIPHRDLHRFPLHALFHLCYSYQKELPNADNFIITYLPSARIGLSLKSEPIEKIDEKLLLSVEQPNISSYPKLKFTKIEAEVICQMFDNSQRIQESQVAKQQVENALFNDYNIFHFIGQLTDNLSQPDQSELVLTNEEKITLAEIWANSLLSYKLITISGGETPVTSPQSLSTEYVGLVSGLLTLGIPHIVSSLWTVESAASTLVMIEFYRRIKLNQSVTTALAEAIAWLKELTADELTKWYKDLLHQLPQEGLRIKAHLATEMYRSSQMPADKKVYNHPYYWAGFKVTGNIS